The proteins below come from a single Holdemania massiliensis genomic window:
- the msrA gene encoding peptide-methionine (S)-S-oxide reductase MsrA, translated as MKEIVVAGGCFWGVQEYYRRLKGVVKTRVGYAQGTLENPVYDQVKRQISGHAECVWIQYDENEISLPQLLDHLFRIIDPTSLNRQGNDVGTSYRTGIYPDNEEDWITARQFVAERQKFYDRPIVTEVQRLVRFYDAEEEHQDYLVHHPHGYCHVDFSRILPQERKAK; from the coding sequence ATGAAGGAAATCGTTGTCGCCGGCGGGTGCTTCTGGGGCGTTCAGGAGTATTACCGGCGCTTAAAAGGCGTTGTTAAAACCCGTGTCGGTTATGCTCAGGGAACTTTGGAAAATCCCGTCTATGATCAGGTAAAGCGGCAGATCAGCGGTCATGCGGAATGCGTATGGATCCAATATGATGAAAATGAGATCTCTCTGCCGCAGCTGCTGGATCACTTGTTCAGAATCATCGATCCGACTTCGCTGAACCGGCAGGGCAACGATGTGGGAACTTCCTATCGTACCGGCATTTATCCGGACAATGAGGAAGACTGGATTACGGCAAGGCAGTTTGTGGCTGAACGGCAGAAGTTCTATGATCGTCCAATTGTCACTGAGGTGCAGCGGTTAGTCCGCTTTTATGACGCCGAAGAAGAACATCAGGACTATCTCGTGCACCATCCGCACGGCTATTGCCACGTTGATTTCTCCCGGATCCTTCCGCAGGAGAGGAAAGCGAAATAA
- a CDS encoding NUDIX hydrolase, whose protein sequence is MQNKTWRDAIRSYIPFNEQEKTDKEQFLNYLDMDNVLIRENEEAHVSSSAWVMNEAMDQVLMAYHNIYQSYSWLGGHADGESDLFAVALREAKEESGITELTPFSREILALDVLPVPAHTKHGKPVKAHDHLNVTYLFIAPMDQKLTVKVDENSAVAWIPVEDLPQVVSEALMLPVYAKLIRRARLWKAEKEQGKEAEE, encoded by the coding sequence ATGCAGAACAAGACATGGCGTGATGCGATCCGCAGTTATATCCCGTTCAATGAGCAGGAAAAAACCGACAAGGAACAGTTTTTGAACTATCTTGACATGGACAACGTTCTGATCCGGGAAAATGAAGAAGCGCATGTTTCTTCCTCAGCTTGGGTGATGAACGAGGCGATGGATCAGGTTTTAATGGCCTATCATAACATTTATCAGTCGTATTCCTGGCTGGGCGGACATGCCGATGGGGAATCGGATCTGTTTGCGGTGGCACTGCGGGAGGCCAAGGAAGAAAGCGGGATCACGGAGCTGACGCCGTTTTCCCGGGAAATTCTGGCGCTGGATGTTCTGCCGGTACCCGCGCACACGAAACATGGCAAGCCGGTCAAGGCGCATGATCATCTCAACGTGACCTATCTGTTTATTGCGCCAATGGATCAGAAACTGACTGTCAAAGTAGATGAAAACAGCGCTGTGGCTTGGATTCCGGTCGAGGATCTGCCGCAGGTGGTCAGTGAAGCACTGATGCTGCCGGTCTATGCCAAGCTCATCCGCCGGGCACGGCTGTGGAAAGCGGAAAAAGAACAGGGAAAGGAAGCGGAAGAATGA
- a CDS encoding sulfatase, with translation MQPNVIMILIDDLGWMDLSCQGSSFYETPNIDKLCAEGMAFDQAYAACPVCSPSRASILTGKYPARLKVTDWIDHENYHPCRGKLIDAPYVKELPLSEFSLAKAFQEAGYQTWHVGKWHLGKAATYPQFHGFDVNLGGSWWGHPKKGYFSPYHMENLSDGPEGEYLTDRISSEAISLIQQRDRQRPFFLNLWHYAVHTPLQAKAEDIAYFEAKAKRMGLDQQEPFEIGEAFPIMQKKNQRVTRRIIQSDPVYAAMIKALDDGVGCLMETLKAEALDENTIVIFTSDNGGLATAEHSPTCNFPLSEGKGWMFEGAVREPLFFRWPGKIAAGSVSHALATSPDFYPTLLELCGLPLRPEQHKDGMSLAPVLLHPETKLDRGPIFWHYPHYGNQGGTPGSSLRCGKWKYIEFYEDQSVRLFDLEQDLSEAHNVAAEHPDLVSQFHILLHNWLDEVDAEYPKENPNAEQDMA, from the coding sequence ATGCAGCCCAATGTAATTATGATTTTAATCGACGACCTGGGATGGATGGACTTAAGCTGCCAGGGCAGTTCCTTTTACGAAACGCCGAATATCGACAAGCTGTGTGCGGAAGGGATGGCATTTGATCAGGCTTATGCGGCCTGTCCGGTTTGTTCTCCCAGCCGTGCCAGTATCTTAACCGGAAAATATCCGGCACGCTTAAAAGTAACCGATTGGATTGATCATGAAAACTATCATCCATGTCGGGGCAAGCTGATCGACGCCCCCTATGTGAAAGAGCTGCCGCTCAGTGAATTCTCGCTGGCCAAGGCATTTCAGGAAGCGGGTTATCAAACCTGGCATGTGGGAAAATGGCACCTAGGGAAAGCCGCCACTTATCCGCAGTTCCATGGCTTTGACGTCAACCTCGGCGGAAGCTGGTGGGGACATCCGAAGAAAGGTTATTTCAGTCCATACCACATGGAAAATCTCAGTGATGGCCCGGAAGGGGAATATCTGACGGATCGGATCAGCTCCGAGGCAATTTCGCTGATTCAGCAGCGGGATCGGCAGCGTCCGTTTTTCCTGAATCTCTGGCATTATGCGGTCCATACGCCGCTGCAGGCCAAAGCCGAGGATATTGCCTATTTTGAAGCGAAGGCGAAGCGCATGGGTCTGGATCAGCAGGAGCCGTTTGAAATTGGGGAAGCCTTTCCGATCATGCAGAAAAAGAACCAGCGTGTTACCCGCCGGATCATCCAGTCGGATCCGGTTTATGCAGCGATGATCAAGGCCTTGGATGATGGAGTAGGCTGTCTGATGGAAACACTGAAAGCGGAGGCGCTGGATGAAAATACGATCGTGATCTTTACGTCCGACAATGGCGGTCTGGCCACGGCGGAACATTCCCCAACCTGTAATTTTCCACTATCCGAAGGCAAGGGTTGGATGTTTGAAGGGGCAGTACGGGAACCTCTATTTTTCCGCTGGCCGGGGAAAATCGCGGCGGGCAGTGTAAGTCACGCGTTAGCGACGAGCCCGGATTTTTACCCAACCTTGCTGGAGCTGTGTGGTCTGCCGCTGCGCCCTGAGCAGCATAAAGACGGCATGAGTCTGGCGCCGGTGCTGCTTCATCCAGAAACGAAATTGGACCGCGGGCCGATTTTCTGGCATTATCCGCACTATGGCAATCAGGGCGGAACGCCGGGATCTTCGCTGCGCTGCGGGAAATGGAAATATATTGAATTTTATGAAGATCAAAGTGTGCGGCTGTTTGATCTGGAACAGGATCTTTCGGAAGCTCATAATGTAGCGGCCGAACATCCTGATTTAGTAAGTCAGTTCCATATCCTGCTGCATAACTGGCTGGACGAAGTGGATGCAGAATATCCAAAGGAGAATCCAAATGCAGAACAAGACATGGCGTGA
- a CDS encoding NAD kinase, with product MKQTFAVVHRPDETSRQLKSELAAKLSEKGWAEDEKQPDLVFAIGGDGTFLYAVHEYLDQLESVKFVGIHSGTLGFFCDYRCDEMDLCVQDVTHRSPQCESARLLQVTVRGENQEKTVYALNEMRIENVTKTQLMDIDINGSFFETFRGTGLCLCTQIGSTAYNRSLGGAVIESGLPLLQLSEITGIHHRAYRSLASPLILRPESVIRLRSASFEGAFLCYDHLCFNLNAETEIEVLQSQKQVQIARYRDLAYLQRLRILF from the coding sequence ATGAAGCAAACATTTGCGGTCGTTCATCGGCCGGATGAAACCTCCCGGCAGCTCAAAAGCGAGCTGGCTGCGAAGCTGAGCGAAAAAGGCTGGGCAGAAGATGAAAAACAGCCGGATCTGGTTTTCGCGATTGGCGGAGACGGAACCTTTTTGTATGCCGTTCACGAATATCTGGATCAGCTGGAAAGTGTTAAATTTGTCGGGATCCACAGCGGAACTCTCGGATTTTTCTGCGATTACCGCTGTGACGAAATGGATCTGTGCGTCCAGGATGTTACGCATCGAAGTCCGCAATGTGAATCTGCTCGGCTGCTTCAGGTGACGGTTCGCGGTGAGAATCAGGAAAAAACGGTCTATGCCTTAAATGAAATGCGGATTGAAAACGTAACGAAAACGCAGTTAATGGACATTGATATCAACGGTTCGTTTTTTGAAACCTTCCGCGGAACAGGGCTGTGTTTGTGTACGCAGATCGGCTCCACCGCGTATAATCGTTCGTTAGGCGGCGCTGTGATCGAAAGTGGTCTTCCGCTTTTGCAGCTCAGTGAAATTACCGGGATTCATCATCGGGCTTACCGGTCCCTGGCTTCACCGCTGATCCTGCGGCCGGAGTCGGTGATTCGCCTGCGTTCTGCCAGCTTTGAAGGGGCCTTTCTCTGTTATGATCATCTGTGCTTTAATTTAAATGCGGAAACGGAAATTGAAGTGCTGCAAAGTCAGAAACAGGTTCAAATTGCACGCTATCGAGATTTGGCCTATCTGCAGCGGCTGAGAATTTTGTTTTAA
- a CDS encoding HAD family hydrolase, which translates to MSQRPALIWDFDGTLAYQEGKWSGAMIAAMDELACGHGLTLSDVRPLMSSGFPWDQPDRLHPELCDPQAWWDFLEAYLVRVAVALGFQMELAEKIAKRVHAVQADSRSYHLYPDTLSTLVSLKEQGYRMVILSNHVPELPQIVQDLGLTELFEAVLGSAQTAVEKPHPQAFALAREALGNPASAVMIGDNPRADGWGAYQVGIQPLIVHGSSATPFWQCDQLSEIEALLNCEVSNLE; encoded by the coding sequence ATGAGTCAACGACCGGCTTTGATCTGGGATTTTGATGGAACCCTCGCTTATCAAGAAGGAAAGTGGTCGGGTGCGATGATCGCCGCGATGGATGAGCTTGCCTGCGGCCATGGCTTAACATTAAGCGATGTCCGGCCCTTGATGAGCAGCGGATTTCCCTGGGATCAGCCGGATCGGCTGCATCCTGAATTGTGTGATCCCCAAGCGTGGTGGGATTTTCTTGAAGCGTATCTGGTACGGGTAGCGGTCGCATTGGGATTTCAGATGGAACTTGCTGAAAAGATTGCGAAGCGGGTGCATGCCGTACAGGCTGACAGCCGTTCCTATCACCTGTATCCGGATACCCTGTCAACGCTTGTCAGTCTGAAAGAACAAGGATATCGAATGGTTATTCTGTCCAATCATGTTCCGGAGCTGCCGCAGATTGTGCAGGATCTGGGATTGACGGAGCTGTTTGAGGCTGTTTTGGGATCGGCGCAGACGGCCGTGGAAAAGCCGCATCCGCAGGCTTTTGCGCTGGCCAGGGAAGCCTTGGGAAACCCGGCATCCGCTGTGATGATCGGTGATAATCCGAGAGCGGACGGATGGGGTGCTTATCAAGTGGGGATTCAGCCGCTGATCGTGCATGGTTCTTCCGCGACACCGTTTTGGCAATGCGATCAGCTGAGTGAAATTGAAGCCTTGCTGAATTGCGAAGTTTCCAATTTGGAATAA
- a CDS encoding CYTH domain-containing protein, whose product MNENLEIEYKMLVSEQEFNQLRDQVGVDRVLIQTNVYYDCTPSSTLKQIAMRIRDVQGKHVFTMKIPQAEGVREIEMELPENSPEAFQHPEIRALFASLGLTLPVHVCGAMTTHRHLRIYPCGELCMDHSLINGRSDYEIEFEITGDPQAGKAFFLNLLEQAGLTYQENKRSKYARCVLDQ is encoded by the coding sequence ATGAATGAAAATCTTGAAATTGAATATAAAATGTTGGTCAGCGAGCAAGAGTTCAATCAGCTGCGGGATCAGGTGGGCGTAGACCGCGTCCTAATCCAAACCAATGTGTATTATGACTGCACGCCCAGCTCCACCTTGAAGCAGATTGCCATGCGCATCCGCGACGTTCAGGGCAAGCATGTTTTTACGATGAAGATTCCTCAGGCTGAGGGCGTGCGGGAAATTGAAATGGAGCTGCCGGAAAACAGCCCGGAAGCCTTTCAGCATCCCGAAATCCGCGCTTTGTTTGCGTCGCTGGGGCTTACCCTGCCGGTGCATGTCTGCGGTGCCATGACCACGCATCGGCATCTGCGGATTTATCCCTGCGGTGAATTATGTATGGATCACAGCCTGATCAACGGCCGCAGTGATTATGAAATCGAATTTGAAATCACCGGGGATCCACAGGCCGGCAAAGCTTTTTTCCTCAATCTGCTTGAACAGGCCGGACTGACCTATCAGGAAAACAAACGTTCCAAATATGCGCGCTGCGTTTTGGATCAATAA
- a CDS encoding HAD-IIB family hydrolase, with protein sequence MIKILFSDLDGTLLYIPPVLTSGVSEENRAAIRRLQESGVRFAIATGRSVNFLPQHYGADLVFDTVGICGASIRLNGQFIYQTDFDHDEIDALLDVFSDSAYEHRFLVVTQENDYIFEDPFGEQAMEYKLNPKRRIRDCRHVLDQSIAEYIRDPHHTHITACFCHFQQEEGVDYYKDMLKRKFFGRYQIIQTSPYSIVILKDGANKGTGIAKIAALTGIGLDEVAVVGDSENDFEMFAMIPHSYCMSHARPDIQAKAKTIVSSVAECIDLIIKENEQEQLENLNLL encoded by the coding sequence TTGATCAAGATCCTATTCTCCGATCTGGACGGCACGTTGTTATACATCCCGCCGGTACTGACCAGCGGCGTCAGCGAGGAAAACCGCGCGGCGATCCGCAGACTGCAGGAATCGGGTGTGCGGTTTGCGATTGCCACCGGACGCTCTGTGAACTTTCTGCCTCAGCATTACGGTGCTGACTTAGTTTTCGATACGGTCGGCATCTGCGGCGCTTCAATCCGCCTGAACGGCCAGTTTATTTATCAGACTGATTTCGATCACGATGAGATTGACGCGCTGCTGGATGTTTTTTCCGACAGTGCTTATGAGCATCGCTTTCTTGTGGTAACCCAGGAAAATGACTATATTTTTGAGGATCCGTTTGGAGAGCAGGCCATGGAATACAAGCTCAATCCCAAGCGGCGAATCCGCGACTGCCGCCACGTCTTAGATCAATCCATCGCCGAGTATATCCGCGATCCGCATCACACGCACATCACTGCCTGTTTCTGTCACTTCCAGCAGGAAGAGGGCGTTGATTATTATAAGGACATGTTGAAACGGAAGTTCTTCGGCCGGTATCAGATCATTCAGACCAGTCCCTATTCGATTGTCATTTTAAAGGATGGGGCTAACAAAGGCACCGGTATTGCCAAGATCGCGGCACTGACCGGTATTGGATTGGATGAGGTTGCCGTCGTCGGGGATTCCGAGAATGATTTTGAAATGTTTGCGATGATCCCGCACAGCTACTGCATGAGCCATGCCCGCCCGGACATTCAGGCCAAAGCGAAGACCATCGTTTCTTCGGTGGCCGAGTGCATCGATCTCATTATAAAAGAAAATGAACAGGAGCAGCTGGAAAACCTGAATCTGCTTTAG
- a CDS encoding AbrB family transcriptional regulator has translation MIMKCVLTLAVGTLGWTIARKLKIPAPAMIGSMLAVGILNMIFDFAWLPLVIKNFTQGIAGTFIGMQLKIEDLRNIKKLAKPILLLVLMFTLNTFVVGIAISIICKMDLLTALLSCVAGGVTDMSLISMDMGAVTSTVALIQTSRLISALLFFPIWIMAFTQGQGKKSAMEPEGEAKISKSAAQSGKGNGPVTLTAAFLFSYLGSLTPIPAGSLIFAMFGILLLNCTTPLIGVDKRVKSIGQLFAGSLVGVSITRETFLTLPQLILPVLILLVSFWIINFLYAQICVRTHMLDLQSALFASCPAGASDMALIASDLGADLGKIGLIQVIRLVAAVSLMPQLIQIFMLLVS, from the coding sequence ATGATTATGAAATGCGTGTTAACCTTAGCGGTTGGCACCTTAGGCTGGACTATAGCCCGGAAATTAAAAATACCGGCTCCAGCGATGATCGGCAGCATGTTGGCAGTCGGTATTCTAAACATGATCTTTGATTTTGCTTGGCTTCCTCTAGTTATCAAGAATTTTACCCAAGGCATAGCCGGTACGTTTATTGGAATGCAGCTGAAAATTGAAGATTTGCGTAATATAAAAAAACTGGCAAAACCCATTTTGCTGCTAGTTCTGATGTTCACCCTCAATACTTTTGTTGTCGGTATAGCGATATCCATAATCTGCAAAATGGATCTTTTGACAGCGCTGTTGTCCTGCGTTGCTGGCGGAGTAACAGATATGTCCCTGATCAGTATGGATATGGGGGCGGTAACCTCAACCGTTGCCTTAATTCAGACTTCACGGCTGATCAGTGCTCTGTTATTTTTTCCGATTTGGATCATGGCTTTTACTCAAGGTCAGGGGAAGAAATCCGCTATGGAGCCAGAAGGGGAGGCAAAGATTTCTAAATCGGCAGCACAGTCCGGTAAGGGCAACGGTCCAGTGACGCTAACCGCTGCTTTCCTGTTCAGCTATCTTGGCAGCCTGACACCCATTCCGGCCGGCTCTCTGATCTTCGCGATGTTTGGCATTCTGCTGCTCAACTGTACGACACCCTTGATTGGAGTTGATAAACGGGTAAAGAGCATAGGTCAATTGTTTGCGGGTTCGCTTGTCGGTGTCAGCATCACCCGGGAAACCTTTCTTACTCTTCCGCAGCTTATTCTTCCCGTTCTCATTTTGCTGGTAAGTTTTTGGATTATTAACTTTCTTTACGCACAGATTTGTGTTCGCACGCATATGTTAGATTTACAATCAGCTCTATTTGCATCCTGTCCGGCGGGCGCCAGTGATATGGCTCTGATTGCTTCGGATTTAGGCGCAGATTTGGGGAAGATCGGCTTGATTCAGGTAATTAGGCTGGTTGCGGCAGTATCATTGATGCCGCAGCTGATTCAAATATTTATGCTGCTGGTTAGTTGA
- a CDS encoding ChbG/HpnK family deacetylase, with translation MMKLLVQSDDYGFTKGTTLGILEAIDHGIVRNTGLFVNMGESSEWAVKEILKRPQACLGIDFNIVSGPCVSDPQRIPHLVDEKGYFIRSTEKYKDPQFGKKELWPYTEVMIEIRNQFRKFTELTGKNPEYLHTHSISPVSPAYIRAISDLSKETGIPFSAEVVSQLSIQRLKGKYNVKPFSLEAQSKTDVTEYYKNHLCELDLAGTAMLGCHCGYVDAEIFRWSTYTLIRCRDLEAFTSDFMKDWVKNNQIQLITYRDLQSELQAAVRP, from the coding sequence ATGATGAAACTGTTGGTTCAGTCAGATGATTATGGATTCACAAAAGGAACAACACTGGGGATTTTGGAGGCCATAGATCATGGAATTGTAAGAAATACAGGTCTGTTTGTGAACATGGGGGAAAGCAGCGAATGGGCAGTTAAGGAAATTTTGAAACGCCCCCAGGCTTGCCTGGGAATCGATTTCAATATCGTCAGTGGTCCTTGTGTCAGCGACCCTCAAAGAATCCCTCACCTAGTCGATGAAAAAGGCTATTTTATTCGATCCACTGAAAAATATAAAGATCCTCAATTCGGGAAAAAAGAATTATGGCCTTATACAGAAGTCATGATAGAAATCCGGAATCAGTTCCGAAAATTTACGGAGCTTACCGGAAAAAATCCAGAATATCTGCATACGCATTCAATCAGTCCGGTCAGTCCTGCCTATATTCGGGCAATCTCTGATTTATCCAAAGAAACGGGTATTCCTTTTTCAGCAGAGGTTGTTTCGCAGCTGTCCATTCAGCGGCTTAAGGGAAAATATAATGTTAAACCCTTTTCGTTGGAAGCACAGTCGAAAACTGATGTTACAGAGTACTACAAGAATCATCTTTGTGAACTTGATTTGGCAGGGACTGCAATGTTAGGCTGTCATTGTGGATATGTGGATGCTGAGATTTTCCGGTGGTCCACCTATACGCTGATTCGCTGCCGTGACTTGGAGGCTTTTACTTCCGACTTTATGAAAGACTGGGTCAAAAACAATCAGATCCAACTCATCACTTATCGTGATTTGCAGTCTGAACTGCAGGCTGCGGTCAGACCATGA
- a CDS encoding PTS system mannose/fructose/sorbose family transporter subunit IID: MKFNYSLQEKKTLRSMFMYSGLASAAFNVVKMQGNCFCCTMSAAIDELYTDPEERSKALVRHDSFFNTHAVMLAFIAGLTYALEREKTTKGNVDDDTIESIKVSLMGPTAGIGDSIFFNCVRVIAAGIAIGFCSQGNILGTLLFILIYGGSQLLSKWFLLRIGYSMGTRFIDEVFTSGLMEPLTKAASILGLSMVGAMVATMVNVKLAWTINIGETSVVLLDIVNSIMPGILSIILVFGLVALIKKGVRPVTMVIGILAASLVLAALGIF, from the coding sequence ATGAAATTCAATTATAGTCTTCAGGAGAAAAAAACGCTGCGTTCGATGTTTATGTATTCCGGTCTGGCTTCCGCAGCCTTCAATGTCGTGAAGATGCAGGGCAACTGCTTCTGCTGCACGATGTCCGCTGCGATTGATGAACTATATACAGATCCTGAAGAACGCAGCAAAGCCCTTGTCCGACATGACAGTTTCTTCAATACCCATGCCGTTATGCTTGCTTTCATCGCCGGTCTGACTTATGCGCTGGAACGGGAAAAAACGACGAAGGGCAATGTTGATGATGATACGATAGAAAGTATTAAAGTTTCCTTGATGGGACCCACGGCAGGGATTGGAGATTCAATCTTCTTCAATTGTGTGAGGGTCATCGCAGCGGGGATTGCGATCGGATTCTGTTCTCAAGGCAATATTCTCGGAACCTTGCTGTTTATTCTTATTTACGGAGGTTCGCAGTTGTTGTCAAAGTGGTTTTTGCTACGGATTGGATACTCGATGGGAACACGTTTTATTGATGAGGTATTTACATCCGGATTGATGGAACCGCTAACCAAGGCAGCGTCGATTCTTGGGCTTAGCATGGTCGGAGCGATGGTGGCGACGATGGTGAACGTCAAATTAGCTTGGACAATTAACATAGGAGAAACGTCGGTCGTGCTGTTGGATATTGTAAATTCAATTATGCCGGGAATTCTGTCGATCATCCTTGTGTTCGGCTTGGTGGCTCTGATTAAAAAGGGTGTCCGGCCTGTAACTATGGTCATCGGCATTCTGGCTGCCAGCCTGGTACTGGCTGCTTTAGGAATCTTCTAA
- a CDS encoding PTS mannose/fructose/sorbose/N-acetylgalactosamine transporter subunit IIC, which translates to MIQNALIVVLAYFLVEGIDILFGWKTFQRPIVAATVTGIVLGDVRTGVIMGASLEGIFMGISQIGGSVPSDASSASVIAVAMTVLAGTGVETGLALAMPIGTVMSTIKEMYKPVQASLAPYWERLAHSGNISRFRLQVLLCGLIFDRLPQYLILFFSIAFGVESLQTMIAALPIWAMNGLSAASGMMTGIGFAILTSMIWDKEVGGFFFVGFVMAKYLNLGTLPIAIIMTVVAIMHFFNDKKLVDLKKLVSNEPGKEKTGEDFF; encoded by the coding sequence ATGATTCAGAATGCGTTGATCGTAGTTCTTGCTTATTTCCTCGTAGAGGGGATTGATATTTTATTTGGCTGGAAGACTTTCCAGCGGCCAATTGTGGCAGCGACCGTTACCGGGATCGTGTTGGGAGATGTACGGACCGGAGTGATCATGGGGGCCTCTCTGGAAGGTATCTTTATGGGAATCTCGCAGATTGGCGGTTCAGTTCCTTCCGACGCGAGTTCGGCTTCCGTCATCGCCGTGGCGATGACGGTGCTTGCCGGAACCGGTGTTGAAACAGGATTAGCTTTGGCGATGCCCATTGGGACAGTAATGTCAACGATCAAAGAAATGTATAAACCGGTACAGGCTTCGCTGGCTCCCTATTGGGAACGGCTTGCACATTCAGGGAATATCAGTCGATTCCGGCTGCAAGTTCTGCTTTGTGGCTTGATTTTTGACCGGCTTCCGCAGTATTTGATTCTGTTCTTCTCAATTGCCTTTGGTGTAGAAAGCTTGCAGACCATGATTGCCGCTTTGCCGATTTGGGCCATGAATGGACTGAGTGCCGCTTCCGGCATGATGACAGGGATTGGTTTTGCAATCCTGACTTCGATGATCTGGGACAAAGAGGTCGGTGGATTTTTCTTCGTCGGATTTGTAATGGCAAAATATCTCAATCTAGGTACTTTGCCAATAGCCATAATTATGACCGTGGTTGCCATCATGCATTTCTTTAATGATAAAAAGCTTGTAGATCTGAAAAAACTGGTGAGCAATGAACCAGGAAAAGAAAAAACAGGGGAGGACTTTTTCTGA